A window from Sphingobacteriales bacterium encodes these proteins:
- a CDS encoding histidine kinase codes for MFIRLKTYFLILFFTLLYHFIFSQDVHYKHFSIESGLPSSSIYDLYEDKFGFLWFATETGLCKFDGIKFENFTISDGIPQLPFVRITQTAQEDLVFISRNGLIYLYNFQRYILHPQSFQLSKMLENEIIDNLVCGENNIFYASTSKGNVFKIEKDRIIQINRAPASSNLLFFMLKGRQYLWGKLNERNTHLKEELNIIHQGDSFIFKLPFRIDELNHKNLQLISLKRSELMISIENRFYHIGSYRNYVHFFRNPLNGILYDKSGNVWISEANNGCYFYQDGKLQEYPEHFLKGKNILKIFQDHENSYWIIVENEGIYYIPSISFRIYPNVPYNIVFIDTFKNNLFFTTYDNKIYMADKSGNKIGKIREVILPNDGNNDLFEDFLCFSDGTFWILRSKIIAHLANKSEKLVDLIATQYKIDGSFPDGKLRAVILRKVRFKDSQIRYFYPKGTFRSKPFSLFEDEDRFLWLHTLGGLNSEKGFDIRYFEIENKDFKIETTDFEFANGINWIGTRYEGLKMIMNTGTILTFGKNSTLNSNFIRDVYIDHDTVVWLGTNMGIDKVNLTTLRDVYFIMNSIKKVDGVPYHEINEMLRDGKIMWAGTSQGLMSFLPERKPDLIYFPPVRFKTIQVNDRDTIFRNSYELEHTQNTLTIDFESVTFKEKNILFRYRLRGLEKKWTITRNNSIRFPKLRPGDYVFEVMAFYSGNKWPVKALKISFSIEKPFYQKFWFNGLVLFSVLMIIVLIIFLIVRNIRKTEERQKNLLMAEISALRSQMNPHFLFNSLNILQDFILDGNFRDSLFCLNDLSRLLRMILEASRFHLILLSKELEIIELFIQLIRLRFLNDFQSEIKFDGIVPQSDIVLPPMIIQPFIENAVFHGLKLKEGDKKLLICFSKINDRQMMVTIEDNGIGREKSQELKKINGQTHRSVGTYNIFDRIKLINQLQEEKIKCEIIDLHDENGQPAGTKVELILPILIKKHDTRLQ; via the coding sequence CCGTCTTCCAGTATATATGATCTGTACGAAGACAAATTCGGCTTCCTTTGGTTTGCCACCGAAACAGGTTTATGCAAATTTGACGGAATCAAATTTGAAAATTTTACCATTTCAGATGGAATACCGCAGCTTCCTTTTGTACGGATTACGCAAACTGCTCAGGAAGACCTTGTGTTTATTTCCCGAAATGGATTAATCTATCTTTATAATTTTCAGCGCTATATCTTGCATCCTCAAAGTTTTCAGCTGAGCAAAATGCTTGAAAATGAAATCATTGATAATCTTGTCTGCGGAGAAAATAACATTTTTTATGCTTCAACTTCAAAAGGAAATGTTTTTAAAATAGAAAAGGACAGGATTATTCAGATAAATCGTGCTCCTGCTTCATCAAACCTGCTTTTTTTCATGCTGAAAGGCCGGCAATATTTGTGGGGCAAACTGAACGAGAGGAATACCCACTTAAAGGAAGAGCTGAATATTATTCATCAGGGGGATTCATTTATCTTTAAACTTCCATTCAGGATTGATGAACTGAATCACAAAAATTTACAGTTAATCAGCCTGAAGCGATCCGAGTTGATGATTTCAATAGAAAACAGATTTTATCATATTGGTAGCTACAGAAATTATGTGCATTTTTTTAGAAATCCGTTGAATGGTATTTTATACGACAAATCAGGAAATGTCTGGATTTCAGAGGCGAACAATGGATGTTATTTTTATCAGGATGGAAAATTACAGGAATACCCCGAACATTTTTTGAAAGGGAAAAACATTCTTAAAATTTTTCAGGATCATGAAAACAGTTACTGGATAATTGTTGAAAATGAAGGAATTTATTATATACCTTCCATTTCTTTCAGAATATATCCAAATGTGCCATACAATATCGTTTTCATTGATACTTTTAAAAATAACCTGTTTTTTACGACTTATGACAACAAGATATACATGGCCGACAAATCCGGCAATAAGATTGGTAAAATCAGGGAGGTTATTTTACCAAATGACGGCAATAATGACCTGTTTGAAGATTTTCTTTGCTTTTCTGACGGTACTTTCTGGATTCTTCGTTCAAAAATCATAGCCCATCTGGCAAATAAATCGGAGAAGCTGGTGGATTTGATCGCCACTCAGTACAAAATCGATGGCAGCTTCCCTGACGGTAAACTGCGGGCAGTTATTTTGCGAAAGGTCAGGTTTAAAGATTCTCAAATCAGATATTTTTATCCAAAGGGAACTTTCAGAAGTAAACCATTCTCGCTTTTTGAAGATGAGGATAGATTTCTCTGGCTACATACCCTTGGTGGCCTGAACAGTGAAAAAGGTTTTGATATCCGTTATTTTGAAATTGAAAACAAGGATTTTAAAATTGAAACCACGGATTTTGAATTTGCCAATGGTATTAACTGGATTGGAACACGTTATGAAGGCCTGAAAATGATAATGAACACAGGGACAATATTAACTTTTGGAAAAAATTCCACGCTGAACAGCAATTTTATCCGCGATGTGTATATTGACCATGATACCGTTGTATGGCTTGGGACCAACATGGGCATCGACAAAGTTAACCTGACAACTTTACGTGATGTTTATTTTATCATGAATTCCATCAAAAAAGTGGATGGAGTACCCTATCACGAAATCAATGAAATGCTGAGAGACGGAAAAATAATGTGGGCAGGTACCTCGCAGGGTTTGATGTCTTTTTTACCTGAAAGAAAACCTGATTTGATTTATTTTCCGCCTGTCAGGTTTAAGACGATACAAGTCAATGACAGAGATACGATTTTTAGAAACAGTTACGAACTTGAGCATACTCAGAATACCCTGACAATTGATTTTGAATCGGTTACATTCAAAGAAAAGAATATTCTTTTCCGTTACAGGCTGAGAGGTCTGGAAAAAAAATGGACGATAACACGCAACAATTCCATTCGCTTTCCAAAACTCCGCCCCGGGGATTATGTCTTTGAAGTGATGGCATTTTACTCGGGAAACAAATGGCCGGTTAAGGCCCTGAAAATTTCTTTCAGCATTGAAAAACCATTTTATCAGAAATTTTGGTTTAACGGATTGGTCTTGTTTTCTGTCCTGATGATCATTGTACTAATTATCTTCTTGATTGTCAGAAATATACGAAAAACTGAGGAAAGACAGAAAAACCTCCTGATGGCAGAAATAAGTGCTTTACGTTCGCAGATGAATCCGCATTTTTTGTTTAATTCGCTCAATATTCTTCAGGACTTTATTTTAGATGGAAATTTCAGGGATTCCTTGTTTTGTTTAAACGATTTGTCACGGCTGCTCAGAATGATACTCGAGGCAAGCCGCTTTCACCTGATTTTACTGAGCAAAGAGCTGGAAATCATTGAACTGTTTATACAACTTATCCGATTGAGATTTTTAAACGATTTTCAGAGTGAGATAAAATTTGATGGGATTGTACCTCAGTCGGATATTGTGCTACCACCCATGATTATTCAACCTTTTATCGAAAATGCTGTATTTCATGGCTTAAAACTTAAGGAAGGAGATAAAAAACTGCTGATATGTTTTTCAAAAATTAATGACAGGCAAATGATGGTAACCATTGAAGACAACGGAATTGGCAGGGAAAAATCTCAGGAACTTAAAAAAATAAACGGACAAACGCACAGGTCGGTAGGAACCTATAATATTTTCGACAGAATTAAACTGATTAATCAGCTTCAGGAAGAGAAAATTAAATGTGAGATCATTGATTTACATGATGAAAATGGTCAGCCGGCAGGAACAAAGGTTGAATTAATTTTACCCATTTTAATCAAAAAACATGACACAAGATTACAATAA
- a CDS encoding response regulator transcription factor, translating into MTQDYNKRIRTVIIDDEDHCISTLLKMLDMFCPEIEVLGTAGSVEDAIKLINRSKPELVFLDINLVNGDGFTVLELVEKRDFGVIFTTAFDYFAIRAIEFSALGYLLKPVNFKELVNAVNRYKEFRLTMEKYEFFKQNLGKNLERIVLPRIDGYDVVPVDEIVFCEGVDKYTVIRMKDKKEITVSKMLNEVEEALEGLSFFRISNNVLINLTYVKSYDRSRTPTIRLEGNFTFEVASRRKKDFFESLKKIIRSV; encoded by the coding sequence ATGACACAAGATTACAATAAACGGATAAGGACAGTAATCATTGATGATGAGGATCATTGCATTTCTACCCTGTTGAAAATGCTCGACATGTTCTGTCCTGAAATTGAAGTTTTAGGAACCGCAGGAAGTGTGGAAGATGCCATCAAACTCATCAACCGGTCAAAACCTGAGCTTGTATTTCTCGACATCAACCTTGTCAACGGAGATGGATTTACAGTGCTGGAACTGGTTGAAAAACGTGATTTTGGTGTTATTTTTACCACAGCTTTCGATTATTTTGCCATCAGGGCAATTGAATTTTCAGCCTTGGGTTATTTGCTGAAACCTGTTAATTTTAAGGAGCTTGTCAACGCTGTCAATAGATACAAGGAATTCAGGCTTACCATGGAAAAATATGAATTTTTCAAGCAAAATCTTGGAAAAAACCTTGAGCGCATCGTCCTTCCCCGTATTGACGGTTATGATGTGGTTCCGGTAGATGAAATTGTCTTTTGTGAGGGAGTCGATAAATATACTGTCATCAGAATGAAAGACAAAAAGGAAATAACAGTTTCAAAAATGCTGAATGAGGTGGAAGAAGCACTGGAAGGACTTTCATTTTTCAGGATCAGCAATAATGTTCTTATCAATCTGACTTACGTTAAATCTTATGACAGGTCGCGAACGCCTACCATCAGGCTTGAAGGTAATTTTACTTTTGAAGTGGCTTCGAGAAGGAAAAAGGATTTTTTTGAGTCTTTGAAGAAAATAATTCGCTCAGTTTGA